One Acutalibacter muris DNA window includes the following coding sequences:
- a CDS encoding HEPN domain-containing protein, whose amino-acid sequence MPDVKWRELSDYRIETAKETLETARLLYENARYKDSVNRSYYTIFP is encoded by the coding sequence ATGCCTGACGTTAAATGGAGAGAGCTTTCCGATTACAGAATTGAAACGGCGAAAGAAACGCTGGAAACCGCCAGACTTCTTTATGAAAATGCGCGATACAAAGATAGCGTCAATCGCTCCTATTACACGATATTTCCATAG
- a CDS encoding BlaI/MecI/CopY family transcriptional regulator, translated as MPIKLFDSELKVMNVLWRGGDHTAKEISDILKAETNWNMNTTYTVIKKCIAKGAIERSEPGFLCHALIPKESVQEAETDELIGKLYDGSVDKLFAALLGRKKLSAEQINRLKQMVEGEVEK; from the coding sequence ATGCCAATCAAGCTATTCGACTCCGAACTGAAAGTCATGAACGTCCTCTGGCGCGGCGGCGACCACACCGCCAAGGAAATTTCCGACATCCTTAAGGCCGAGACCAACTGGAACATGAACACCACCTATACCGTCATCAAAAAGTGTATCGCCAAGGGGGCTATCGAGCGCAGTGAGCCTGGCTTTCTCTGTCACGCCCTCATTCCAAAGGAATCCGTGCAGGAGGCCGAGACCGACGAGCTCATAGGCAAGCTGTACGACGGCTCGGTGGATAAGCTGTTCGCCGCGCTGCTGGGGCGCAAAAAGCTCTCGGCGGAGCAAATTAACCGGCTGAAACAGATGGTTGAGGGCGAGGTGGAGAAATGA
- a CDS encoding HEPN domain-containing protein yields MKMRDTKIASIAPITRYFHSMRAVLALEGVDYKKHSGVIAHFRENYVKPGIFSKELSAIIGQAALIRNQSDYEDFFLVSAEDAEKQLLVAAEFYAAVSNYLQTGENQL; encoded by the coding sequence ATGAAAATGCGCGATACAAAGATAGCGTCAATCGCTCCTATTACACGATATTTCCATAGTATGCGGGCGGTTCTCGCGCTGGAAGGTGTTGACTATAAAAAGCATTCTGGCGTGATTGCCCATTTCAGAGAAAATTATGTTAAACCGGGTATATTCTCGAAAGAATTATCCGCCATTATCGGGCAAGCGGCTTTGATTCGCAATCAAAGCGATTATGAGGATTTCTTTCTCGTGTCGGCTGAGGATGCTGAAAAACAGTTGCTTGTTGCAGCCGAGTTCTATGCGGCCGTATCTAATTATTTGCAGACCGGGGAAAACCAATTATAG
- a CDS encoding nucleotidyltransferase domain-containing protein has product MCTAEQLNVLKADLVNKYSSLFGNSLRQVILYGSYARGDFNEESDVDVAALVDCPRETLQRAFEQLGEISSELSLAYGITVSPTAIPFADFQNYQDALPYYRNIRNEGVQLYA; this is encoded by the coding sequence ATGTGTACTGCCGAGCAGTTGAATGTATTGAAAGCCGATCTGGTTAATAAATATTCCAGCTTATTTGGAAACTCTCTGCGGCAAGTCATTTTATACGGTTCCTATGCCCGGGGTGATTTTAACGAAGAATCGGATGTAGATGTGGCTGCTCTTGTGGACTGTCCACGGGAAACGCTCCAAAGAGCGTTTGAACAGTTAGGTGAGATTTCTTCGGAGTTAAGTCTGGCCTATGGGATCACCGTTTCGCCAACTGCTATCCCATTTGCGGATTTTCAGAACTATCAGGATGCATTACCTTACTACCGCAATATTCGCAACGAGGGGGTGCAGTTATATGCCTGA
- a CDS encoding tyrosine-type recombinase/integrase: MAQKKLLTNGKAFKRTDDRWGGTVWYMDERGERKRKSFSGTTKVEVTKKMTDYVAAFNEELQESDESHKTLKESMTHWLQVFKFPSVERTTYDRCECTVEHQIFPLLGEKVVGDITAADLKEVLNHWMGEGYAYTTVKKVYIVLNEYFRYLAQQEILQKNPMNSVPMIKKSNFMAAQNKEDLPTQETVTVFTPEEIEKFKAEAFSKFSNGKPKYQQPAAYILMLNTGLRTGELLGLLNSDIDLEHKYLEVHQNVKEVCRRDGTDYVPGREVKVGKTKTATSKRRVPLNQAAVQAVRELRQERDFGPTAPLVSDEKGGYTRPVNFRKRYYRILKAAGIDQKGLHSLRHHFATQLINGVKQPDGTIKALSPRQVADLLGHSTSQITEMYYVKKDTTRLQGITDGFNF; this comes from the coding sequence ATGGCACAAAAGAAACTGCTCACAAATGGAAAGGCCTTTAAGCGAACGGATGACCGTTGGGGTGGTACAGTTTGGTACATGGATGAGCGAGGAGAGCGCAAGCGCAAATCCTTCTCCGGGACCACCAAGGTGGAAGTCACTAAGAAGATGACCGACTACGTTGCGGCCTTTAACGAAGAATTGCAGGAGTCCGATGAATCCCACAAGACACTCAAGGAGAGCATGACCCACTGGCTCCAAGTGTTCAAATTTCCCTCAGTGGAGCGCACGACCTACGACCGTTGCGAATGTACAGTGGAGCATCAGATTTTCCCTCTGCTCGGAGAAAAGGTGGTAGGCGACATCACCGCAGCCGACCTCAAGGAAGTTTTGAACCACTGGATGGGCGAGGGCTACGCCTACACCACAGTCAAAAAAGTGTACATCGTCCTCAACGAGTATTTCCGCTACCTGGCTCAGCAAGAAATCCTGCAAAAGAACCCTATGAACAGCGTACCCATGATAAAGAAGTCAAACTTCATGGCTGCGCAGAACAAAGAAGACCTGCCCACACAGGAAACGGTCACAGTGTTCACGCCAGAGGAAATAGAGAAATTCAAGGCTGAGGCGTTCAGTAAATTCAGTAACGGCAAGCCGAAATACCAGCAGCCAGCGGCCTACATCCTCATGCTGAACACCGGCCTGCGTACCGGGGAACTGCTTGGCCTGCTCAACAGCGACATTGACCTGGAGCATAAATATCTTGAGGTGCACCAAAACGTAAAGGAAGTTTGTAGGCGCGATGGAACAGACTACGTCCCGGGCCGGGAAGTGAAGGTGGGCAAAACAAAGACCGCCACCAGCAAACGCCGTGTGCCCCTGAATCAGGCCGCAGTGCAGGCGGTAAGGGAGTTGCGCCAAGAACGCGACTTCGGCCCCACAGCCCCCCTCGTGAGCGACGAGAAGGGCGGCTACACCAGGCCGGTGAACTTCCGCAAGAGGTACTACCGGATTTTGAAAGCAGCGGGCATAGATCAGAAAGGATTGCACAGTTTAAGACATCATTTTGCGACCCAACTGATAAACGGCGTGAAACAGCCCGACGGCACCATCAAAGCACTCTCGCCCCGGCAGGTGGCCGACCTCCTGGGCCACAGCACCTCGCAAATCACCGAGATGTACTACGTCAAAAAAGACACCACCCGCCTACAAGGAATAACAGACGGATTCAATTTTTAG